One Fusarium falciforme chromosome 1, complete sequence genomic window carries:
- a CDS encoding NACHT domain-containing protein, translating into MSLKAPSAAQSAGRETIKRAFKDLERAICPADSRDFTSTTIGDVRRASIEIERQLAARQSLRNMRRLEALFLGLEHYSKVIEVLCNGTDYLPWIWAPIKLILKISSDYVHAFERLIKAYSQIADSLRRFQLLEQSFQDKPQLYPTFAIFYADILQFHKAAYKFVTRRCWKTLFATSWGRFERKFDNILDDLKRHAALIDKEVNAHNILEAREMRKELESWKAESLERLAREEREQTARQVQGLITWLRLDDSDQIILQDSLSSVSVNSPGTVDWVLKKPEVAAWLRPTPDTPFLWLQGGPGTAKSVITAGLLRFLDSQNNPLVVRHFCSYSRSSSTLYDQIIKALLLQTVRGDGDLVTHIYEEYVGSKQATLPLLEKLLETSVEVLSGGNKDQNPVYIVLDGLDECPHDKQRRLVRMMDRLVANGNTCKVLISSRDTVPLLEKLKRRPCVSLSEDKANLIVAITKFADMRLQVMRNKLMELGISEGGLQGIATQIGVKSDGMFLWACLVLNYLAANFFYSEDEFKNAVDSLPRELSEFYDKILSRILSDLDSRSALRLRTMFGWIAFAKRPLRKAELQSALLFHSEDPIGSRPIPSYILEVCKPLVEERRNSTLSFIHGSVKDYLQSETCQRSVRISEQAILWENGLASLRCLRTAFNVFNRHFSQSSRNLQLLRGVWGFIPYASRFWCVGLREMVSFPIEDWDPRFEEIAAQISAALATSRPGHDDHASGPTVKELEKIRCFSSLWYDATIGLRAHAERRLLPGDSELGGTLMNPTHIHNISENYEITIQQLMSIREHSDLTPSELEQFRDNFGGHAYPCRFPSCTYAIKGFGDNNERVAHEIEHTPRFPCVEPGCQYPPFGSSRALKRHQSDCHGKRKRKLRVKAALPNMGERREMDSRLTRSGTHEVGHNMPFHCDVQGCYRKEGFNTMYELDSHKRFVHKDSQGVGGMPVAVQGATQQPEYPAVGPPLFSPKTEDWQSVDMQSVPSNNPFLESSPVSTSQAPSQPSNSSNAPVLHHLRPAQQQIFKQEQQLQRYNTPQEIAVMRQQQLLQDQQLALQQQRYRQQEQKYRQQEQQVLQLHLLLLQQQQQGQRQ; encoded by the exons ATGTCGCTGAAGGCCCCATCAGCTGCCCAATCAGCAGGCAGGGAGACGATCAAAAGAGCCTTCAAAGACTTGGAACGCGCAATTTGTCCAGCTGACTCTCGCGACTTCACATCGACAACAATCGGAGATGTCAGGAGGGCCTCTATCGAGATTGAGAGGCAGCTGGCAGCCCGACAATCCCTGCGTAATATGCGGAGGCTGGAGGCGCTTTTCCTAGGTTTGGAGCACTACTCCAAGGTCATTGAAGTATTGTGTAATGGGACGGATTATCTGCCGTGGATATGGGCccctataaaacttattctCAAA ATCTCGAGTGATTACGTCCACGCGTTTGAGCGGCTCATCAAGGCGTACTCCCAGATTGCCGACTCGCTTCGGAGATTTCAACTCTTAGAGCAATCTTTCCAGGATAAACCACAGCTCTATCCTACCTTTGCCATCTTTTACGCAGACATTCTACAATTCCATAAAGCAGCATACAAATTTGTCACCCGTCGTT GCTGGAAAACTCTCTTCGCGACGTCATGGGGCCGATTTGAACGCAAGTTTGATAACATTCTCGACGACCTCAAGAGGCACGCAGCGCTCATCGACAAAGAGGTCAACGCCCACAACATCCTCGAGGCTCGGGAAATGAGAAAGGAACTGGAGTCCTGGAAAGCTGAAAGCTTAGAAAGGCTCGCccgggaggagagagaacaAACAGCGCGGCAGGTTCAAGGCTTAATCACCTGGCTTAGGCTGGATGACTCGGACCAGATCATTCTTCAGGACTCGCTCTCAAGTGTCAGCGTCAACTCCCCAGGGACCGTCGACTGGGTGTTGAAGAAACCAGAAGTGGCTGCATGGCTCCGACCAACGCCCGACACTCCTTTCCTATGGCTCCAGGGAGGCCCCGGGACTGCAAAGAGCGTTATCACTGCTGGACTGCTGAGGTTCCTCGACAGTCAGAACAACCCACTGGTGGTCCGACACTTCTGCTCATACTCCCGGAGTTCCTCGACACTCTACGACCAAATCATCAAGGCTCTGCTTCTCCAGACCGTTCGAGGCGATGGCGACCTTGTGACCCATATCTATGAAGAATATGTCGGGAGCAAACAGGCtaccctccccctccttgaGAAGCTTCTCGAAACTTCTGTTGAAGTGCTTTCCGGGGGCAACAAGGATCAAAATCCTGTATATATTGTGCTGGATGGATTGGACGAATGCCCCCATGACAAGCAGCGTCGCCTCGTTCGAATGATGGATCGCCTGGTGGCCAACGGGAACACCTGCAAGGTCCTAATATCCAGCAGGGACACAGTGCCCCTCCTTGAAAAGCTGAAGAGAAGACCATGTGTCTCTCTTTCGGAGGACAAAGCTAATCTGATAGTGGCTATTACGAAATTTGCGGACATGAGGCTTCAGGTCATGCGCAACAAGTTGATGGAGCTTGGGATCTCAGAAGGAGGCCTTCAAGGTATAGCAACCCAGATCGGGGTCAAGTCTGATG GAATGTTTCTATGGGCATGCTTAGTCTTGAACTACCTTGCTGCGAACTTCTTTTACAGCGAGGACGAGTTCAAGAACGCGGTCGACAGCCTTCCACGGGAACTCTCGGAATT CTATGACAAGATCTTGTCCCGCATTCTATCCGATCTCGACTCCCGCTCCGCTCTCCGACTAAGAACAATGTTTGGCTGGATCGCGTTTGCCAAACGCCCACTCCGAAAGGCAGAGCTGCAGTCCGCCTTGTTATTTCACTCTGAAGACCCGATCGGCTCACGGCCTATCCCCTCGTATATCCTTGAAGTTTGTAAACCACTTGTTGAAGAAAGGAGAAATTCGACTCTTTCATTCATCCATGGCTCGGTCAAAGA TTATCTTCAAAGCGAGACTTGTCAAAGATCCGTTAGAATTTCGGAGCAAGCGATTCTCTGGGAAAACGGTCTTGCCTCGTTACGATGTCTCCGCACCGCATTCAACGTTTTTAACAGGCATTTCTCTCAGAGCAGTCGGAATTTGCAACTTCTCCGTGGAGTATGGGGCTTTATTCCTTATGCTAGTAGATTCTGGTGCGTTGGATTGCGAGAGATGGTCTCGTTCCCAATAGAAGATTGGGATCCTCGATTTGAGGAGATAGCCGCACAGATATCGGCTGCATTGGCAACATCGCGACCTGGTCATGACGACCACGCTTCGGGACCGACCGTCAAGGAACTCGAGAAGATTAGGTGTTTTTCGAGTCTATGGTATGATGCTACTATTGGCTTGAGAGCTCACGCCGAGCGACGGCTGTTGCCTGGCGACTCAGAACTGGGAG GCACGTTGATGAATCCTACCCATATTCACAACATTTCCGAAAACTATGAGATAACCATTCAACAGCTGATGAGTATCCGGGAGCACTCAGACTTGACACCATCGGAACTTGAACAATTCCGTGACAATTTCGGCGGTCACGCCTATCCATGCCGCTTCCCTTCCTGTACCTAcgctataaaaggctttggAGATAATAACGAACGCGTCGCTCACGAAATCGAACACACGCCGAGATTCCCCTGTGTCGAGCCAGGTTGTCAATACCCGCCATTTGGTTCTAGCAGGGCCCTAAAAAGGCACCAGTCAGACTGCCACGGCAAACGCAAGAGGAAACTGAGGGTCAAAGCTGCCTTGCCTAACATGGGAGAACGACGTGAAATGGACTCTCGGCTTACCAGATCTGGCACACACGAAGTCGGGCATAATATGCCTTTCCATTGTGACGTCCAAGGGTGCTATCGAAAGGAGGGATTCAACACCATGTATGAGCTCGACAGCCACAAGAGGTTCGTTCACAAAGACTCGCAAGGTGTTGGAGGAATGCCTGTTGCTGTTCAAGGAGCTACTCAACAACCGGAATATCCTGCCGTCGggcctcctctcttctctccaaaGACAGAGGACTGGCAGTCTGTCGATATGCAGTCGGTACCTTCCAACAACCCCTTCCTCGAGTCTTCTCCTGTATCTACTTCGCAAGCACCGTCTCAACCTAGCAACAGCTCAAATGCTCCTGTTTTGCATCACCTCAGGCCCGCGCAACAACAAATATTCAAGCAGGAGCAGCAATTACAGCGCT ACAATACCCCACAAGAGATCGCTGTGATgcgccagcagcagctcctTCAAGATCAACAGCTTGctttgcagcagcagcgataTCGGCAGCAGGAGCAGAAATATCGGCAGCAGGAGCAGCAAGTTCTACAGCTGcacttgctgctgctgcagcagcagcagcagggacAAAGgcaataa
- a CDS encoding HET domain-containing protein, whose amino-acid sequence MSTQQLSEPTGLANLPCEIHLETFSYLCPIGGAYGLVTACKSLYNNLIIEFYKESGPQLNWLPLLVAISQGNIDTLDKCLKAGASPNHRWPYLGEFGRANDLDFFRCCQPLDLAAWYGQDDVLRWLVDRGAVATDEEKPHFIEAIRTDHLVSDATTAEGRWKPVLYQQEACQQETYPLGPSPHFVWHSPELRPTDIYSGLLRLYDTQFMESFSDYPYWNRNHTLGRSAIYLDNWIDWIWRDMLLSASDPVPILESAFFIDGLWTNPTSITRRLQFEFSADVFGQKLLLNSVAPRSDHPFPKRVSLRAPEVFNRLLNSDNNTDIIFLAYRPILDYLLRFESSRLNVFPTLELYPLIAYKTESLFDLSSIVDRIYEMVPNLNDWETNVAKIVLKARDSGAPLTHRPPVVKAWAVAMAMPSTDLGLYEIAVILPLKRDYETAAKCLDQVFLRSFLQSTGAEYTLGRAGLHHVVLVTGLDNTSAADFVAAVYPDLLEAFSSIRVGFLVGVDAIAPYDGCAKAGDVVVGLPSSHESGIAHCDLGKSRDQKRLCITGDWGKPPGFIQSAVDHTLSSQCLPKCIFEAYLDQPDTLIDYEAFSYAWGNNEKSEVVIVDKRVLPVTENLHMALQHLRQEDIDRILWVDAVCIDQSNVAERGHQVTYMGSIYERANNVIVWLGSASEDAGLLISALNMLQHQTSSQAFRTAKRTDADWRYVWDKLQEKPSPSERVRHLNSGLQELTGKSWFTRVWILQEVAKARRAQIHCTAGIVDTKLFALAPWLLRTHVPPQSQAILDIMPGPSRQSSWWSKELPLEELLWKFRGCQATDPRDRVYALLGISSSVGESIKPDYSKSERQVLQDVCDHLFGGLKAPVHLSLTYSIAQLQGELGILSVAVLEPRTAKWISPDELARSLNRQGHAKWANGIRQLAGSGLGRSSLAFLLTRLDAAPNAAPRLLHEGVPLRKGTLATLLVPELEAGGGMARTRLIAIRVGKDTLHLLFEEGSPEHRVCDAILDGAILAREETFSFSFDRYNPAPERLKKFLYNSIPDTETLEELPVSNVETLPEKVLESWA is encoded by the exons ATGTCAACTCAACAGCTCTCAGAGCCGACTGGGCTCGCCAACCTCCCTTGCGAGATTCACCTGGAGACATTCTCATACCTCTGCCCGATAGGAGGAGCTTATGGCCTTGTCACTGCATGCAAAAGTCTCTACAATAACTTGATCATCGAGTTCTATAAGGAGTCTGGCCCGCAGCTCAActggcttcctcttctcgtcgcCATCAGCCAAGGCAACATCGATACCCTCGATAAGTGCCTAAAGGCTGGGGCGTCGCCCAACCACCGCTGGCCGTATCTGGGCGAATTTGGAAGAGCAAACGATCTTGATTTTTTCCGATGTTGCCAGCCCCTTGACTTGGCGGCATGGTATGGCCAGGACGATGTCCTGAGATGGCTGGTTGATAGAGGGGCTGTTGCTACGGATGAAGAGAAGCCTCATTTCATCGAGGCCATAAGAACCGACCACCTCGTTTCCGATGCGACGACTGCTGAAGGGAGATGGAAGCCTGTCCTGTATCAACAAGAGGCTTGTCAGCAGGAAACTTATCCGCTCGGACCGTCCCCTCATTTCGTCTGGCATAGTCCTGAGCTGAGGCCCACGGACATCTATTCAGGGCTACTACGCCTCTACGATACCCAGTTCATGGAGTCCTTCAGCGATTACCCGTACTGGAACAGAAATCATACTCTAGGCAGAAGTGCAATCTACTTGGACAACTGGATAGATTGGATTTGGCGTGACATGCTCCTCTCCGCCTCAGACCCGGTTCCCATCCTAGAGTCAGCCTTTTTTATAGATGGGTTATGGACGAACCCAACTTCAATTACGCGACGCCTTCAATTCGAGTTTTCTGCCGACGTGTTTGGGCAGAAGTTATTGCTCAACTCTGTCGCACCACGGAGCGACCATCCTTTCCCCAAACGCGTCTCTCTCAGGGCCCCCGAAGTGTTCAATCGCCTTCTCAACTCCGATAACAATACTGACATCATTTTTCTCGCCTATCGTCCCATCTTGGACTACCTCTTGCGTTTCGAATCGAGTCGTCTGAACGTCTTTCCGACCTTGGAGCTCTATCCACTGATCGCGTACAAAACCGAGTCATTGTTCGATCTCTCGTCGATTGTTGACAGGATCTATGAAATGGTCCCCAATCTGAATGATTGGGAGACCAACGTGGCCAAGATTGTGCTTAAGGCGCGCGACTCTGGGGCTCCCCTGACTCAT AGACCACCTGTGGTTAAAGCCTGGGCagtggccatggccatgccgTCAACCGACCTTGGCCTCTATGAAATCGCCGTGATCTTGCCCCTGAAAAGGGACTATGAGACAGCTGCCAAATGCCTCGACCAAGTCTTCCTCCGATCCTTCCTTCAGTCCACCGGTGCAGAATATACTCTCGGTAGAGCAGGGCTTCACCATGTCGTCCTAGTCACCGGGCTCGACAACACCAGTGCCGCAGATTTTGTGGCAGCCGTGTATCCGGATTTGCTTGAAGCATTTTCGTCCATCCGGGTCGGCTTCTTGGTTGGAGTTGACGCCATCGCGCCGTATGATGGATGCGCAAAGGCTGGTGATGTTGTGGTCGGATTACCTTCGAGTCATGAATCTGGAATCGCGCACTGCGATCTTGGCAAGTCTCGGGATCAAAAGCGCCTCTGTATCACTGGCGATTGGGGCAAGCCCCCCGGCTTCATTCAATCAGCCGTCGACCACACACTGTCATCCCAGTGCCTCCCTAAATG CATCTTCGAGGCGTATTTAGATCAACCCGATACTCTCATTGACTACGAGGCCTTTTCGTATGCTTGGGGAAACAACGAGAAATCTGAAGTCGTCATTGTTGATAAACGAGTCCTGCCTGTCACCGAGAACCTACATATGGCGCTTCAGCATCTACGGCAAGAGGATATAGACAGAATACTCTGGGTGGATGCCGTATGCATTGACCAAAGCAACGTCGCAGAGCGCGGTCACCAAGTCACATACATGGGTAGTATCTATGAGAGGGCAAACAATGTCATCGTCTGGCTAGGCTCAGCCAGTGAGGATGCTGGCTTGCTGATATCAGCTCTCAACATGCTCCAGCACCAAACCTCCTCGCAAGCTTTCCGGACAGCAAAACGCACAGATGCTGACTGGAGGTATGTATGGGACAAGCTTCAGGAGAAGCCCTCTCCTAGTGAAAGGGTTCGTCACCTCAACTCTGGACTTCAAGAGTTGACTGGAAAGTCTTGGTTCACCAGGGTGTGGATTTTGCAAGAAGTGGCGAAAGCGAGACGGGCACAAATCCATTGCACCGCAGGAATCGTCGACACAAAACTCTTTGCCCTTGCACCATGGCTTCTAAGAACCCACGTCCCGCCACAGTCCCAAgccatcctcgacatcatGCCTGGCCCATCGAGGCAATCATCGTGGTGGAGTAAGGAACTGCCACTCGAGGAATTGTTATGGAAATTCCGGGGATGTCAGGCTACTGACCCCAGGGATCGAGTCTATGCTCTCCTGGGGATTTCTTCCAGTGTGGGTGAATCGATCAAGCCTGACTACAGCAAAAGCGAGCGCCAAGTCCTACAGGATGTGTGTGATCACCTCTTTGGCGGCTTGAAAGCGCCCGTCCATCTATCCCTCACCTACAGTATTGCGCAGTTACAAGGAGAGCTTGGCATCTTGTCAGTAGCAGTCCTAGAACCAAGGACAGCGAAGTGGATATCGCCTGACGAACTTGCACGCTCCTTGAATCGCCAAGGGCATGCCAAATGGGCCAATGGGATTCGGCAACTCGCTGGTTCGGGTCTGGGAAGATCATCTTTGGCTTTTCTCCTCACGAGGTTGGATGCTGCGCCTAATGCTGCTCCCAGACTTCTCCACGAAGGTGTCCCTCTAAGAAAGGGTACCTTAGCTACTCTTTTGGTTCCCGAACTTGAAGCGGGTGGGGGAATGGCGAGGACAAGGCTAATTGCAATCCGAGTTGGAAAAGACACTCTGCATCTCCTATTTGAAGAAGGCAGCCCTGAACATCGGGTTTGTGACGCTATCCTTGATGGGGCAATTCTCGCCCGAGAAGAGACCTTCTCCTTCAGTTTCGACCGTTACAACCCTGCACCTGAGCGATTGAAAAAGTTCCTCTACAACTCAATTCCAGATACTGAAACCCTGGAAGAGCTTCCCGTCTCCAATGTTGAAACACTGCCTGAGAAAGTTCTGGAGTCATGGGCTTGA